Proteins co-encoded in one bacterium genomic window:
- a CDS encoding response regulator produces the protein MLDDAIRNARILIVDDQEANVSLLEALLKRAGYTSLKSTTDPRQALSLFSEYHPDLILLDLMMPHLDGFQVMELLQPMIPEGAYLPILVLTADVAMPARQKALAAGARDFLTKPFDPTEVMLRIKNLLFARVLHRELQQSNLVLEDRVRERTRELEESHVEVLERLALAAEFRDDETGQHTRRVGEVAARVAGRLRFAASQVELIGRAAPLHDVGKIGIPDQILLKPGRLAPDEFEIMKTHTTIGARILSGGCYSLLQMAEAIALSHHERWDGMGYPRGLKGEEIPIEARIVAAADAFDAMSHDRTYRAALSPDEVWEVLWEGAGKQWDEQVVEILAAVSA, from the coding sequence ACTAGCCTGAAGAGCACCACCGACCCGCGTCAGGCGCTGTCCCTGTTCTCCGAGTATCATCCCGACCTGATCCTGCTGGACCTGATGATGCCGCACCTGGACGGCTTCCAGGTCATGGAGCTGCTGCAGCCGATGATTCCGGAGGGCGCTTACCTCCCCATCCTGGTGCTGACGGCCGACGTGGCCATGCCGGCGCGGCAGAAGGCGCTGGCCGCCGGCGCGCGGGACTTCCTGACCAAGCCCTTCGATCCCACCGAGGTCATGCTGCGCATCAAGAACCTGCTGTTCGCCCGCGTGCTCCACCGGGAACTCCAGCAGAGCAACCTGGTCCTGGAAGACCGCGTGCGCGAGCGCACCAGGGAGTTGGAGGAGTCCCACGTCGAGGTGCTGGAGCGACTGGCTCTGGCCGCGGAGTTCCGCGACGACGAGACCGGCCAGCACACACGGCGGGTGGGCGAGGTGGCCGCGCGGGTGGCCGGGCGTTTGAGATTCGCCGCGTCGCAGGTCGAGTTGATCGGTCGGGCCGCGCCCCTGCACGATGTGGGCAAGATCGGCATCCCGGACCAGATTCTCCTCAAGCCGGGCCGCCTGGCCCCGGACGAGTTCGAGATCATGAAGACGCACACGACCATCGGAGCACGGATCCTATCCGGCGGGTGTTACTCGCTGCTCCAGATGGCCGAGGCCATTGCCTTGAGCCACCACGAGCGGTGGGACGGGATGGGGTACCCACGGGGACTGAAGGGCGAGGAGATCCCCATCGAGGCCCGCATCGTGGCGGCGGCCGATGCGTTCGACGCGATGAGCCACGATAGGACCTACCGCGCCGCCCTCTCGCCCGACGAAGTCTGGGAGGTCCTTTGGGAGGGTGCCGGCAAGCAGTGGGACGAACAAGTGGTCGAGATCCTGGCTGCGGTGTCGGCATGA